A segment of the Cohnella algarum genome:
TCTCCGACGAGCTTCCCCGCTGCAGGGTCGTGTTCCTGACCGGGCATGACGATTTCGAATACGCCAGGCAGGCGGTAAGGCTCGGGGCCGAGGATTATTTGATGAAGCCGATGACGGCGGCCGAACTTTGCGCGCTGCTTGACCGGCTGCGGCAGCAGCTGGACGAGGAACGTTACCGGCTCGAGGATATGGACCGTCTGCGCCGGCAATTGAACGAAAGCTTTCCGGTTTTGCGGGAGCGCTTTCTTGAACGGCTAGTCATTGCGGGCGTGCGCAAAGGGGAAGCGGAGGAACGGCTTGCCTATTTCGGGATCGACCTGGGCGGACCGGATTACGTCGTGCTCGCGGTCGATCCGGACCGGTTCGACGACCGGCTCGGCGCCGAAGATCGGGAGCTGCTCCGGTTCGCCGTCTATAATATCGTGCAGGAGCTGACGGGAGCAGAGGCTGCGCCAGCCGTATTTCAAAGCCGCGAGGAGCGGGTGCTCGCGGTTTTGTCGGGCGACGCGTCGCGCGATCTGGAAGCGCGCGCGCAGCATCTCGCGGAGCAAATTCGCGACGCGGCCGAGCGGTATTTGCCGATTACGGTGACGTCCGGCATCGGGCGGCCGGCTTGCGGCCTGCGGGATTTGCCGCGCTCCTATGCGGAAGCCGCGACGGCGCTCGAATATCGTCTGCTGCTCGGCGGCAACCGGGTGATCGGCATTTCCGACATGGAAGGGAGGGAGAGCGCCCTTTATTTCGAGTCGGCGCAAGAAGAGAAGAAGCTGGTCACGGCGATCCGGACGGGAAACGCGAGCGAAGCGGAAGCGGCGATCTCGGAAACGTTCGCCCGGCTGCGCGGCGCGTTTCCGACCGTCGAGCGCTGCCGGATCCAAATTCAGAAATGGATCATGGCAATCGTCCAAACCGTGGCGGAGCTCGGGGGAGACGAGTCGGAGGCGTTCGGCCATCAAGCCCATCCGTTCGACATCCTGTCCTCCTGCAAGACGCTGGACGAAATCGAACGCCGCCTGACCGAGGCGGCGCGGCGGGCGATCGCCGCCGTATCCGCGGCCCGGACCGATTTTTGCCGGCTGCAGATGCTGAACGCGGAAGCTTTTATCCGGGAGCGATACGGCGACCCGGAGCTTTCGCTCAAGACGATATGCCGGCATCTGCACATGAGCACGAGTTATTTCAGCGCCGAATTCAAACGCCATACCGGCAAGACGTTCGTGGAGTACGTGACCGCCGAACGGATCGCCA
Coding sequences within it:
- a CDS encoding response regulator, coding for MYDILIVDDEASVREMIVELVDWNGRGFNCVGHSENGMDALEAAIRLRPDVVLTDICMPFMDGLELARRLSDELPRCRVVFLTGHDDFEYARQAVRLGAEDYLMKPMTAAELCALLDRLRQQLDEERYRLEDMDRLRRQLNESFPVLRERFLERLVIAGVRKGEAEERLAYFGIDLGGPDYVVLAVDPDRFDDRLGAEDRELLRFAVYNIVQELTGAEAAPAVFQSREERVLAVLSGDASRDLEARAQHLAEQIRDAAERYLPITVTSGIGRPACGLRDLPRSYAEAATALEYRLLLGGNRVIGISDMEGRESALYFESAQEEKKLVTAIRTGNASEAEAAISETFARLRGAFPTVERCRIQIQKWIMAIVQTVAELGGDESEAFGHQAHPFDILSSCKTLDEIERRLTEAARRAIAAVSAARTDFCRLQMLNAEAFIRERYGDPELSLKTICRHLHMSTSYFSAEFKRHTGKTFVEYVTAERIAKAKELLKLTDAKTYEIAAKVGYKDPHYFSLIFKKATGETPKEHRQKAAMP